Proteins encoded within one genomic window of Gloeobacter kilaueensis JS1:
- a CDS encoding SDR family oxidoreductase, with the protein MILITGATGVVGSELVRLLAARGVTVRAFVRSQAAAKSLAALPGVELAVGTFEDTASVEAALGGVERAFLLTPSSERSEAQQLAFIETARRIGLAHIVKLSQFAAAEDSPVRFLRYHAIAERAIKSAGLAYTFLRPNLFMQGLLGFRDSIVQKGEFYAPAGEAKVSIVDVRDIAEVAAAALTQPGHEGKIYDLTGPEALTHTEAAAILSGATGRPVTFVDVPPEAMREAVLAGGMGPWQAEGLVEDYAHYRRGEAAAVASGVQEATGRPPRSFATFARDYSQAFR; encoded by the coding sequence ATGATTTTGATTACCGGTGCTACGGGCGTCGTTGGCAGCGAACTCGTCAGGCTCCTCGCCGCTCGGGGTGTAACCGTGCGCGCCTTCGTCCGCTCTCAAGCAGCCGCAAAGTCGCTCGCTGCTCTGCCGGGCGTCGAGCTGGCGGTGGGCACTTTTGAGGACACCGCCAGCGTTGAAGCCGCTCTCGGGGGAGTCGAAAGAGCATTTTTGCTCACCCCGTCCTCCGAGCGCTCAGAAGCCCAGCAACTTGCTTTTATCGAGACTGCCCGACGAATCGGCCTCGCCCACATCGTCAAGCTCTCGCAGTTCGCGGCGGCAGAAGATTCACCGGTGCGCTTTTTGCGCTACCACGCCATCGCCGAGCGGGCGATCAAGAGCGCCGGGCTTGCCTACACGTTTTTGCGACCCAACCTCTTCATGCAGGGCCTGCTTGGCTTTCGCGATTCGATCGTACAAAAAGGCGAGTTCTACGCACCGGCGGGCGAGGCAAAGGTGAGTATCGTCGATGTGCGCGACATCGCCGAGGTGGCAGCAGCGGCACTGACACAGCCCGGCCACGAAGGCAAGATCTACGACCTTACCGGGCCTGAGGCGCTCACCCACACCGAGGCCGCCGCCATTCTCTCCGGGGCGACAGGACGGCCCGTCACCTTTGTGGACGTACCGCCCGAGGCGATGCGCGAGGCGGTGCTGGCAGGTGGCATGGGCCCATGGCAGGCGGAAGGGCTGGTGGAAGATTACGCCCACTACCGGCGGGGAGAGGCGGCTGCGGTCGCGTCCGGGGTGCAGGAGGCGACGGGCCGCCCGCCGCGCAGTTTTGCCACCTTCGCCCGCGACTATAGCCAGGCGTTCCGCTGA
- a CDS encoding molybdopterin-dependent oxidoreductase gives MRRREVLWLAGLGLGANSLPARSQLLKGAANQTAPGGERLLSPLYRAAGTKNFTPIAWNKAWMLAGEQMSAVRAASWSPALRRVERLGFYLDSGLTNEEAYAWAKLARLTGGRLERRGEKAALAVARALDTSFGVPAATNHWLELPGSKAILIVGSPHNGSHPAYKSVQAAIQAGAKVWQLSEGGTTPGVAGNSLVLSPGSTLAVLGGLIRYIVVEKRADLGFLDIHTNAAFQLQPEFDFKGGLFSGFDPKTRRYDPDTWGYQYLEGGKPARAEQLSDRGTVYDRLASFYAPYTPALVARIAGVSEGLLVRCWREWTAPEQRPASVVYSLDEAVAPELVEQQVRAAAIVSLLTAQVGRPGGGIVLVAPGRNFQGSADVGALGGMLSGWCGAPPLPNEDLVGWVQRWGLRGERRLIPLLRSWYDTNQPDFGFSLLGTAAQADLPLRDSRLDVLVCVGSDPLRSEDWPLEALKLLVVLDSDATNRTARFWQSRPAAGTAVLFLPLAHPSEREGTITDTGRRIQAVKTSGPPQGKSQTGLALATALWNQLSNRLATSSEPRDRALRFGRWWSDPTPAAVFAELANPDLRTLEQVDEAAQPQQFRTATAIYAGASYEALQGRQPFEDSGGLGLYPGYGYLWPGNVHVIANRASADLEGKSRIEPPFMQWDGRQWTGPDTPDIPNADKPAAPAATRSFRGTPEGVARLFAASYALGLNLDTGIAFLNAPTPALGPLPLYYVPRGSRRSNPLYPTQPEAPSAFS, from the coding sequence ATGCGACGACGCGAAGTGCTCTGGCTCGCCGGTCTGGGACTGGGAGCCAACAGCCTCCCGGCAAGAAGCCAGCTCCTTAAAGGTGCAGCCAATCAGACAGCTCCAGGCGGCGAGCGGTTACTCAGTCCCCTCTACCGCGCCGCTGGGACAAAGAACTTTACTCCGATCGCCTGGAACAAAGCCTGGATGCTTGCAGGGGAGCAGATGAGCGCTGTGCGGGCGGCGAGCTGGTCACCTGCTTTGCGGCGCGTCGAGCGGCTGGGCTTTTATCTTGATTCGGGGCTGACCAACGAAGAAGCTTACGCCTGGGCAAAGCTCGCCCGCCTCACAGGAGGAAGGCTGGAACGGCGCGGCGAGAAGGCGGCCCTGGCGGTGGCCCGCGCCCTCGATACCAGTTTTGGCGTACCGGCAGCCACCAATCACTGGCTGGAATTGCCGGGGAGCAAGGCGATCTTGATCGTGGGCAGTCCCCACAACGGCAGTCATCCCGCCTACAAGAGCGTCCAGGCTGCTATCCAGGCAGGAGCAAAAGTCTGGCAGTTGAGCGAGGGGGGGACGACACCGGGGGTGGCGGGTAACAGCCTGGTCCTCTCACCCGGCAGCACCCTCGCCGTCTTGGGTGGCCTCATCCGCTACATCGTCGTCGAGAAGCGGGCGGACCTGGGCTTTCTCGACATTCATACCAACGCTGCCTTTCAGTTGCAGCCAGAATTTGACTTCAAAGGCGGTCTTTTTTCGGGGTTCGATCCAAAGACGCGGCGCTACGACCCCGACACCTGGGGCTACCAGTACCTCGAAGGCGGCAAACCGGCCCGCGCCGAACAGTTGAGCGACAGAGGCACCGTCTACGACCGGCTCGCCAGTTTTTATGCCCCCTACACTCCGGCCCTCGTCGCCCGCATCGCCGGGGTGAGCGAAGGGTTGCTGGTGCGCTGCTGGCGGGAGTGGACGGCTCCTGAGCAACGCCCGGCGAGCGTCGTCTACAGCCTCGATGAGGCAGTAGCCCCCGAGCTTGTCGAACAGCAGGTGCGGGCAGCGGCGATCGTGAGCCTGCTCACCGCCCAGGTCGGGCGGCCCGGCGGCGGGATTGTGCTGGTGGCACCGGGGCGCAACTTTCAAGGCAGCGCCGATGTCGGTGCCCTGGGCGGCATGTTGAGCGGCTGGTGCGGCGCTCCGCCGCTGCCGAACGAGGATCTGGTGGGCTGGGTGCAGCGCTGGGGCCTGCGGGGCGAGCGGCGCTTGATTCCGCTTTTGCGCAGCTGGTACGACACCAACCAGCCGGACTTTGGCTTTTCGCTGTTGGGCACTGCTGCACAAGCAGATTTGCCCCTGCGCGACAGCCGCCTCGACGTGCTCGTCTGTGTCGGCTCCGACCCGCTGCGCTCAGAAGACTGGCCCCTCGAAGCGCTCAAATTGCTCGTCGTCCTCGACAGCGACGCTACGAACCGCACCGCCCGCTTCTGGCAGTCTCGTCCGGCGGCGGGTACGGCGGTGCTATTTTTGCCCCTTGCCCACCCGAGCGAGCGGGAGGGAACAATCACCGACACGGGCCGCCGCATTCAAGCGGTCAAGACGAGCGGTCCACCGCAGGGCAAAAGCCAGACCGGCCTCGCCCTTGCCACTGCCCTGTGGAACCAGCTTTCTAACCGGCTCGCCACCAGCAGCGAACCCCGTGACCGCGCCCTGCGCTTTGGGCGCTGGTGGAGCGATCCGACGCCTGCTGCCGTCTTTGCCGAGCTGGCCAATCCCGATCTGCGCACCCTCGAACAGGTGGACGAGGCGGCCCAACCGCAGCAGTTTCGCACGGCAACGGCGATCTACGCTGGGGCCAGCTACGAGGCGCTGCAGGGACGGCAGCCTTTTGAAGATAGCGGTGGACTGGGGCTCTATCCCGGCTACGGCTATCTCTGGCCCGGCAACGTACACGTGATCGCCAACCGGGCAAGCGCCGATCTGGAGGGCAAAAGCCGGATCGAGCCGCCCTTTATGCAGTGGGACGGCAGGCAGTGGACCGGCCCCGACACCCCGGATATTCCGAACGCCGACAAACCCGCCGCCCCGGCAGCGACGCGCTCTTTTCGCGGTACTCCGGAAGGGGTGGCGCGGCTATTTGCCGCCAGTTACGCCCTCGGGCTCAACCTCGACACGGGCATCGCCTTTTTGAACGCGCCCACCCCCGCCCTTGGTCCGCTGCCCCTCTACTACGTGCCGCGCGGCAGCCGCCGCTCCAACCCGCTCTATCCGACCCAGCCGGAAGCGCCGAGCGCCTTTAGCTGA
- a CDS encoding S8 family serine peptidase, which yields MNHSLRHLLLAAALTLSAATFYPAQAQTALPKNLAAALQRIVELHSRDPQAAYAALKNIEGLPVFLRDREGQRPLVHINLGGKANLESVVASLKAQGLTIQATTNLGGGVIEAYLPLERAVEVARLPGVRSVTPVYRPARSVGAVTSQAVVAQKVLPVQQTGIAGQGIKIAALSDSYASSTQPPTAADDVASGDLPANLTVLEDLPPNSGSDEGRAMLQLIYDIAPRSTLGFATAFNGEVDFANNIIALREQFGADVITDDVIYFDEPFFSDGILAQAVDQVSSAGAAYFSSAGNNGRQGYLSQYRPVTAQAALKLVQSGSQNLKLQGVIAQGLALSFHDFDPGPGVDISQTITVDASAPISFQWDEPFNLGKVQTDYNLLVFNASGQYVGQLSGTDDNVATDQPLEITQLPTGTYQLVIAKANTGPAQQIKYIAINTAVSGEYLGGPTTAGHSVAKGGQSVGAVYWGTLLPEDFTSQGPSQILFDTSGNPLPAPDVRQVPQLSAIDGASTTFFAGGPGANGFPSFFGTSAAAPNAAAVAALVLQGAGGPGSLTPAQVYEALQSSAQDIPFDLDPNFAQAKLFPVLLTAQGDSSSDPNFFTVALSSAATGQTLNQLTISLKDTGLVFDPSTSSGFPFTLGILRGVSAGDVTASLSSDLSTLTLSFAPGSFGPGASAGFGIDRDYAATFSSGNSADLLQKARVSAIVNNKTLRGQFLNTYGAPGYDTISGYGLVDANAAVKAVKP from the coding sequence ATGAACCATTCTTTGAGACATCTGTTGCTCGCTGCGGCTTTGACCCTATCGGCAGCCACGTTCTATCCGGCCCAGGCCCAGACGGCCCTGCCCAAAAATCTGGCCGCAGCCCTGCAGCGGATCGTCGAACTGCACAGCCGCGATCCGCAGGCGGCCTACGCGGCGCTCAAAAATATCGAGGGCCTGCCGGTGTTTTTGCGCGACCGCGAGGGGCAGCGGCCCCTGGTCCATATCAACCTGGGCGGCAAAGCCAATCTCGAAAGTGTAGTGGCGAGCCTCAAGGCGCAGGGCCTGACCATCCAGGCGACGACCAATCTGGGCGGTGGGGTAATCGAAGCGTACCTGCCCCTGGAGCGGGCGGTCGAAGTGGCTCGCCTGCCGGGGGTGCGCAGCGTCACCCCGGTCTATCGGCCTGCCAGAAGCGTCGGTGCAGTAACCAGTCAGGCGGTCGTTGCCCAGAAGGTGCTGCCGGTGCAGCAGACGGGCATCGCCGGTCAGGGGATCAAGATCGCGGCGCTTTCTGACAGCTACGCCTCCTCGACCCAGCCTCCGACGGCGGCGGACGACGTGGCGAGTGGAGATTTGCCTGCCAATCTGACCGTCCTCGAAGATCTGCCCCCCAACTCCGGCTCTGACGAGGGGCGGGCGATGCTGCAACTTATCTACGACATCGCCCCCAGATCTACCCTCGGCTTTGCCACCGCCTTTAACGGTGAAGTCGATTTTGCCAACAACATCATCGCCCTGCGCGAACAGTTCGGCGCAGACGTGATCACAGACGATGTGATCTACTTCGACGAGCCGTTCTTCTCCGACGGTATCCTCGCCCAGGCAGTCGATCAGGTCAGCTCCGCCGGCGCAGCTTACTTTTCCTCGGCGGGCAACAATGGCCGCCAGGGCTATCTGTCCCAGTACCGGCCAGTGACAGCCCAGGCCGCTCTCAAGCTGGTCCAATCCGGCAGCCAGAATCTGAAGCTGCAGGGGGTGATCGCCCAGGGTCTGGCACTGAGCTTTCACGACTTCGATCCGGGACCGGGAGTAGATATCAGCCAGACCATCACCGTCGATGCCAGTGCACCTATCTCCTTTCAGTGGGACGAGCCATTTAACCTGGGCAAGGTGCAGACCGACTACAACCTGCTCGTCTTCAACGCCAGTGGCCAGTACGTGGGCCAGCTCAGCGGCACCGACGACAACGTGGCGACCGACCAGCCTCTTGAGATTACCCAGTTGCCCACCGGCACCTATCAACTGGTAATTGCCAAGGCGAACACCGGCCCGGCTCAGCAGATCAAGTACATCGCGATCAACACGGCAGTCAGCGGCGAGTACCTGGGCGGTCCCACCACCGCCGGCCACTCGGTGGCAAAGGGCGGTCAGTCGGTAGGGGCCGTCTACTGGGGCACCCTGCTGCCGGAGGACTTTACTTCCCAGGGGCCGTCCCAGATTCTCTTTGACACCAGCGGCAACCCGCTACCGGCTCCGGACGTGCGTCAGGTGCCGCAACTGTCGGCCATCGACGGGGCGAGTACCACCTTCTTTGCCGGTGGACCGGGGGCGAACGGTTTTCCGAGCTTCTTCGGTACCAGCGCCGCCGCACCGAACGCTGCCGCTGTGGCCGCGCTCGTTCTGCAGGGGGCAGGCGGTCCCGGCAGTCTTACCCCGGCCCAGGTCTACGAGGCGCTCCAATCGAGTGCCCAGGATATTCCCTTCGACCTCGATCCCAACTTTGCCCAGGCGAAGCTCTTCCCGGTGCTGCTCACCGCCCAGGGCGACAGCTCCAGCGATCCCAACTTCTTTACTGTCGCCCTCTCCAGCGCGGCGACGGGCCAGACCCTCAACCAGCTCACGATCAGCCTCAAGGACACCGGCCTGGTCTTCGATCCTTCGACGAGTTCCGGCTTTCCCTTTACCCTGGGGATCTTGAGGGGGGTGAGTGCGGGCGATGTGACCGCTTCGCTTTCGAGCGATCTGAGCACCCTGACCCTTAGCTTCGCTCCCGGCAGCTTCGGCCCCGGTGCCTCGGCAGGCTTCGGCATCGACCGCGACTACGCCGCCACCTTCAGCAGCGGCAACAGCGCCGATCTGCTGCAAAAAGCCCGCGTCAGCGCGATCGTCAACAACAAAACCCTGCGGGGGCAATTCCTCAACACCTATGGCGCACCGGGCTACGACACGATCAGCGGCTACGGCCTGGTTGACGCCAATGCCGCCGTAAAGGCGGTCAAACCTTAA
- a CDS encoding DUF3160 domain-containing protein, with amino-acid sequence MLRTPFVLLLSAIAALALGGCGQNNSPPPLTDPDTTAAQNVPLNTDPAFGRYEEVTQQVTAKVPPYTVATDLKNLTNYPGPAEASDFDLLPKAKYLLAKNGFVVQPGFEREFFSLYERNRYDYLPNFVTTDSLLHNYHLVFDYLLKKLEQQQLAPALASLNKAMLEAAHEQYETVKGSGWENAARRNLAFFAVAARLIDPEATVPEAASEPVQQELQLIAAQQGIAESPVANLGNGGAEKLREDYSQYTPRGHYESQLLLRRYFQTMLWYGRFSFRLAEADEVRSAALITVALAQKPADWQKIYRTTSFFVGRSDDVGYFQLRPVLEKVYGSELSLSALTSDEGRFNALLSLIKTLAPPQINSIPVFSKDREQASRNFRFMGQRATLDGAIFQRLVEREVPGRLLPKALDIPAAMGSPEALAILTAAGETRYDNYTANLDKLKSYISGLPVATWTQNLSSSWLYALQPLLAIQGNGYPSFMRNPAWQRKDLNTFLASWTELKHDTISYARQGMAGRGDAGSEARDDRGYVEPNPALYSRLAALVGLTESGLDAQELLSAPHKQMLERLSKLVLSLQTIAQKELANTPLTRAEYELIRSYGSQLEHFWLDVNSEQMNGLDQENYLEQNPAALVADGATDPNGSVLQEATGSIYEIFVAVPVDGKLRLAKGGVFSQYEFTRPLGRRLTDSAWRQQVKDGGTPPLAQWLGAYLVIPEKPAATSATGSPVSVPSGAASQPQ; translated from the coding sequence ATGCTCCGAACGCCGTTCGTCCTCCTGCTATCTGCAATTGCCGCGCTCGCCCTGGGCGGTTGCGGCCAGAATAACAGCCCGCCGCCCCTCACCGACCCCGACACCACCGCTGCCCAGAATGTCCCCCTGAACACCGATCCGGCCTTCGGTCGCTACGAGGAGGTGACACAGCAGGTAACGGCAAAAGTGCCGCCCTACACCGTCGCCACCGATCTCAAGAATCTCACCAACTATCCCGGTCCTGCGGAGGCGTCGGACTTTGATCTCCTGCCCAAAGCAAAGTACCTGCTCGCCAAAAATGGCTTCGTCGTGCAGCCGGGCTTTGAGCGCGAATTTTTTAGCCTCTACGAGCGCAACCGCTACGACTACCTTCCCAACTTCGTCACCACCGACTCGCTGTTGCACAACTACCACCTCGTCTTCGACTACCTGCTCAAAAAGCTCGAACAGCAACAGCTCGCTCCTGCCCTCGCAAGCCTCAACAAGGCGATGCTCGAAGCGGCCCACGAGCAGTACGAAACTGTCAAAGGCAGTGGCTGGGAAAACGCCGCCCGCCGCAACCTCGCCTTTTTTGCCGTCGCCGCCCGACTTATAGATCCCGAGGCGACCGTACCGGAGGCGGCAAGCGAACCGGTACAGCAGGAGTTGCAGCTCATCGCCGCCCAGCAGGGGATCGCCGAGTCGCCGGTTGCCAATCTGGGTAATGGCGGGGCAGAAAAATTGCGCGAGGACTATTCGCAGTACACCCCGCGCGGCCACTACGAGAGCCAGCTGCTGTTGCGCCGGTATTTTCAGACAATGCTCTGGTACGGGCGCTTCAGCTTTCGCCTCGCCGAAGCGGACGAGGTGCGATCGGCGGCCCTCATCACCGTTGCTCTCGCCCAAAAACCGGCGGACTGGCAAAAAATCTACCGGACCACCAGCTTCTTCGTGGGCCGCAGCGACGATGTGGGCTACTTTCAGTTGCGACCGGTGCTCGAAAAAGTCTACGGCTCCGAACTCAGCCTCTCGGCTCTCACGAGCGACGAGGGCCGCTTCAACGCCCTGCTCTCCCTCATCAAGACCCTCGCACCGCCCCAGATCAATTCGATTCCTGTCTTCTCTAAAGACCGCGAGCAGGCAAGCCGGAATTTTCGGTTCATGGGCCAGCGGGCCACCCTCGATGGGGCGATCTTCCAGCGGCTCGTCGAGCGCGAGGTGCCGGGGCGACTGCTGCCGAAAGCCCTCGATATTCCCGCTGCGATGGGCTCGCCCGAAGCGCTCGCCATCCTCACCGCCGCCGGTGAGACGCGCTACGACAACTACACCGCCAACCTCGACAAGCTCAAAAGCTATATTTCTGGCCTGCCCGTCGCCACCTGGACGCAGAACCTTTCTTCGAGCTGGCTGTATGCGCTGCAGCCGCTGCTTGCCATTCAAGGCAACGGCTATCCGAGCTTTATGCGCAATCCGGCCTGGCAGCGCAAGGATCTCAACACCTTCCTCGCAAGCTGGACCGAGCTGAAGCACGACACGATCTCGTATGCCAGGCAGGGGATGGCCGGGAGGGGCGATGCCGGCTCCGAAGCGCGGGACGACCGGGGCTACGTCGAGCCGAACCCGGCCCTCTACAGCCGCCTGGCGGCCCTGGTGGGGCTTACCGAGAGTGGCCTTGACGCCCAGGAACTATTGAGTGCGCCCCACAAACAGATGCTCGAACGCCTCAGCAAGCTCGTGCTCTCCCTCCAGACGATCGCCCAGAAGGAACTGGCCAACACTCCCCTCACCAGGGCGGAGTACGAACTGATCCGCTCCTACGGCAGCCAGCTTGAGCACTTCTGGCTCGATGTCAACAGCGAGCAGATGAACGGGCTGGACCAGGAAAATTATCTCGAACAAAACCCGGCGGCCCTCGTGGCGGATGGGGCCACCGACCCGAACGGCAGCGTCCTGCAGGAGGCGACCGGCAGCATCTACGAGATCTTCGTGGCGGTGCCGGTAGACGGCAAACTGCGCCTGGCCAAAGGGGGCGTCTTCTCGCAGTACGAATTTACCCGGCCCCTGGGCCGCCGCCTCACCGACAGCGCCTGGCGGCAGCAGGTAAAAGACGGCGGAACCCCGCCCCTGGCGCAGTGGCTGGGAGCTTACCTGGTCATCCCCGAAAAGCCCGCCGCAACATCGGCCACCGGCAGCCCGGTCTCGGTGCCGAGCGGGGCCGCTTCGCAGCCCCAGTGA